The segment AACCTGGAGAAAAAAGTGGAGTATTTGGAGAGAGAAAAAAAAGCCAACAACATAATCATTCATGGGTTGAAGGAAGAGGAGACATCCACGCTGGAGCTAGTTAAACAAGTGAAAGAATGCTTTTCAaaggatttaaatataaaaatagaggACTgggatattaataaaatataccgtattgggaataataataagactGGGAAACCCAAGCCTACGCTTCTATCACTAGTAAGTAAATGGAAAAAGAGTGAaatcatgaaaaataaaaagaaactcaAGGAGATATATGTTACGGACGATTACTCAAAGGAAACTCTAGAAAAGAGGAAAGCCCTACAACCCAAGCTTACAGAAGAACGGGAAAAGGGAAATATTGCCTTTATAAAGTACGATCAACTGATAATCAAGAATACCATCAATACTAAAGATAAAAGAAAAAGGGAAATATCTACCTCCCCGCAAAACGATTCTCAGCCAAGGAAACAACAAACATTAATGAATGCATCTAATAATTATCGAATAAATGCGTTTGATATAATGAGAGGCCGTTCTCTATCTCTCTCCAGCAACTCTGCTACCAACGAACAATAGCAATTAGACACCGGCGACTGGAAACAACAACTAACTAAAAAACAAGACAAGAATACAACAGAAACAAACCCCCCAAGCCGACTGGTCCTCGTGGGGGGAAAAGACCAAAACCCTCTAAAGATAGACAAACGTAACACTGAAATATACATAGCAACCTTTAATACAAGATCACTGCGAACTACTGAAAAGCTTATTGAGCTGGAATTAGCCATAAAGGATATTAAATGGGATATAATAGGAATTAGTGAAATGAGGAGATATGGCGAAGGAATAGAAGAATATCAAGAGTACATCCTACACTACAAAGGAGAGACACCCGGCCTGTACGGGGTGGGATTCCTAATCAAGAAGAGCCTTACACACAGTATTGAAGAAATCAAAGGAATATCTGAAAGAATAACATTGTTGAACATCACATTACCctttaaaaaagaagaaaagtgGTCTATCATACAAGCATACTCTCCAACCGAAACAAGTAGTAAactaaaaatcgaaaaattctATGAAGACTTACAAAAAACTATTCAAAGTTCCCATAAAAACATTATAGTAATGGGGGATTTTAATGGACAAGTAGGAATGTGCGGCAACAGTGGAGAAGAATTCACAGTGGGGAAATATGGTCATGGCGAAAGAAGCAAAAACGGGGATCGGTTAGTTACCTTTGCTTTACAAAACAAACTCAGAATCcttaatactttttataaaaagaagaaaacaaaacaGTGGTCATGGATTTCCCCAAACAGCTTATACAAGAACGAAATAGACTTCATCATGACTAATAACGCCAAAATGTTCCAGGATGTGTCAATCATACACCATTTAAACTTTAATTCGGACCACAAAATGGTTCGCGCTAAACTAAGCGGCATAAATATAAAGAGGAACAGGATGAAGCACAAGGATACTTCTTCGCTTACTTGCACTCACAATAAGGACCAACTCATAAGATATTTACAAGAGTCAATAGGAAAAGATAAGCAAGACAACATAGCAACCCAGGCAAAATAtgacaaatttataaatattttacaatcagAAACTAAAAAAGTAAATTCAATAAGTAAAAGCGTAGTTTCCACGGAGACACAACAGCTGCTACAAGAGAGAAAAAAACTACTACAAAGCAAGGAAAGTAAAGCTGACCGCCTCAAAATAGCAGACATtagcaaaaaaattaatgaacacataagaaaagacaaaaaactaaaaagacaagatacattaaaaaacatattgaaaaaacCGGGGGAACAAAAAAGGCTATGAAAGAATTGAACTGTAAAAAGGATTGGATGCTAAAAGCAAAAACAAATCACGGAACCTATACAAGCAATAGAGAAGAAATGCTTAAAATAGCTACTGATTACTATAGAGACCTATACCAAAGTAACCACTCAAAAATAACGACAATTGGAAGTGACATAACAGACCCCGAGCccataacaaaaatattgaagGAGGAAATCATAAGAGCAATCAATACACAAAGAAGAGACAAGACCCCTGGAACAGACCAAATAACAAATGAACTACTAAAAGCTACTATACCGGCTATTACCCCTGCACTGACGGATATATTTAACGAAATTGTAGAAACCGAAAATATTCCTACAGATTGGACCAAATCAACTATAATTCTGTTACACAAAAAAGGAGATAAAGGAGAAATTGGCAACTATCGACCGATCAGTTTGTTATCGAATATATACAAGGTCTTTTCAAAAGTAATACTTTCCAGAATCACATCGACACTCGACGAAAATCAACCGAAAGAACAAGCGGGGTTCCGTAGCAAATATTCAACCGTCGACCACATCCATGTTTTAAAACAAGTTCTACAAAAGTACAGGGAATACAATAAAACCTACTATCTAGGATTTGTCGATTACAACAAAGCCTTCGATTCTTTAGAACATGATTACATCTGGGAAGCATTGCGTACTCAAGGAATCCAAGAAAAATACATACgcttatttaaaaacatatactCCAAAAGCACTGCCCAAATCAGACTAGAAGCAACGGGAAAAGAGTTCTCTATAGAAAGAGGAGTCCGACAAGGTGATCCAATTTCTCCTAAGTTGTTCTCGGCGGCCTTAGAGATGATATTCAGAAATCTGGAATGGAATAATAATGGACTCAACATAAATGGCGAAAATCTGAATCATTTGCGTTTTGCAGACGATTTGATTCTATTCTCAGAATGTCCAGAAAATCTAGAACAAATGCTACAACAACTATCAGACCAAAGCATAGTAGCTGGCCTTTCAATGAACACAAACAAAAccaaaattatgactaacggtTCACATAGTCACACCATCATggtaaataaggaaaaaatagaCTATGTTGACGAGTATGTATACTTGGGTCAGCTAATAGCGACCAGTGATACTATGGCTAAAGAAATTGATAGAAGAATTGCCAACACTTGGAAAAGATTTTGGTCACTTAGTGAAGTAATGAAAAACCAAGACATGCCAATAAAGGAAAAAAGGAAAGTCTTTAACACATGCATCCTTCCGTGTTTAACATACGGTTGCCAAACATGGTCACTAACTGAAAAATTAACCAACAAAATTAAAGTATGCCAAAATGGAATAGAGAGAAGTGTAATTGGAGTAAAaagaatagataaaataaaattaaacaaaattaaaggtATCACCAAATTCAAAGATGCGAACAAAGTATGTAAAACACTaaaatggaagtgggcaggacacatgataagagaaaaaactgataaatggACTAGGAAGATAACAGAATGGTGCCCAATAGGTTGTGAAAGGAACCAGGGTGGCCAATGGAAACGCTGGGAAGATGACCTCAGGAAAGTGGCCGGCCCAGGATGGACGAGACTCGCAAGAGATAGGGAGAAATGGAACTCTTTAGAGGAGGCCTTTGTCGAAAGACAAGCTGTTGTTACAAAACTCAGTCGTCGGAAAAGAAAAACCTAATATTGTTATCACTGTAGAACAGCAATaaaggcttattttattttattttttttattttattttatattaacagcaacggctttaagcaatatagtacCCATATTTAGTTCAGAGTTcagtcttcgagatatttgccATCAAAGTTAAACAATTTTAGgcaaaaaaactggttttctaaCCATAACTTTTGtcttaattagtttaaaattaaattcccagaccagtttttagagacgttaAAGACGAACCgaaatatgtagatttcgtacatgcaaaatccttcacagcaatcgagtgacgaaaaaaggtttttttagacttaaaaaaatatataaaaataagtgttcatttcttttaaaatccggtagaccagaatggagataaaagattaaagaaccgatagccgtttgtcttataattctatctatagtgcaaatgtaggagtaacgactcaaaacttgtcaaaaatcgatgaaaaccgcggggagccccttaagggGCGTTAAtatcacaaatactggtacgaacatttgcttataacttactgaatgtgCAGGCTTGCAGGCTCACGTCTCctaaatcaccctgtataggttTTGCTACGCTATTTATCTACTATTATCTAATCAGTGGCTGTGCCAACTTTCAACACGGCGGTGTTTTTCAAATTCTTTCAGCATGAACCACAGGCGGCGTCAGCAGTTCACGATACAATCCTTTGTTTATTTCCGTGTGTATGCAcatcgtaaaccttattgtaaagAAAATAAGGTCCATCTCTAGTCAGTTCAGTATTGTTATTACGCAGACGGTTGCGCATTACTGCCATTCAGAGTCATAAACCATATATTATCATAATTAGCAGGCCATTATAGTGATATTCTGAATTATACGTTCGAGATTACTTATCTAACGCTTTATTATGATTACTATAGCAAATATATTAAAGGTTGTTTGCATttttcgagcaacaccgggaagggattcggcattcgcactatttccgCTCTGCGGAAGTGTCCGAAACGCATATCGGAATTAGTTTAGACATGTTTACCCAATGTcccggtagatggcgctgttactTCCGTTAACTAGCGAACGTTAGTTCAACATAGTTGTATAAAGCAGGGGTCTACAAACCCCGGCCCACGAGGCGTTCCAACCCGGCCCACGGGAGGTTGGGGATCCCAGGCTCCAGGAGTTCAGCATGCATTTAGAGTGGAACGGTTCCTAACAGCAGCAACTAGATCCATGGTGGCCCGCGCGAAAGTTTTAGAGATGCAATATGGCCCTCGGGTAAAAATGTTAGGAGACCCCTGGTATAAAGAGTGTtaaactttctttttttttttcagaagaTTTGTATGGAGATTGTTACTCGTAGAataaatatacttctgtttataattaaataataaaaataaataaaataaaaatagtttattaatttaacatcgTATTTGTTCTTGCTTCCCCTTCGAGACGCTAGTGCAAAATTGTacacatgcccaactgggcatagctcggtgcgtgttgtgactcgtccgtacacaaaaagagatcgaggtgtgtaaaatttgtctttgacgtgtgttaTTTTGTCGTCAGTACaaattggattttgtatgtagtgagtgagaagtgcgactgtgtgcacgtttcccacTTTCCCCCGCAAAAAAAGGGCAGAACGATTTTAACGGTAAGTTATCGCTTGGGGTCCTACCTTCCGctgtgtcggaagccggtgttgctcgaaggttgcACCAAATCGTCTTTCACCGTTAAAACGTTcactaaattttattgtatgggatgTTTCATAGTTTATTGTTGTTACTTTATTGTTACTGTCCTATTTGTTGTATTATAGTAAAACATTTTAGCCCGCTATAATAAGGTTTACATATACTTTTTCTACTCCAGTAGGGCTAAGGTTggctctttattatttgtcaccatgcctgtcccgctctaacaattatgtaagcgcgaaagtgacaggcataatgacaagtgataaaaatggaaccatgctgccaccgctgcacTTTTATTTGCCGATAAAATGACTACCACTAAGATCGAAATCAACTTCACAACGCGCGGCGCTCGGAGCCCGGCGCACCTGTCAGTAGTATCCTAAAAGCAGTGttcttaggtatattatacaacggttgtttttttattctgaCTGCTATGCAAAGATctacaaacaaatatttatttcgattttattagttttaaaattctcGGGCCTGTCTTTACAAAACTCAACTTCGCCTCGTTTTGTATTTTGAGAAccattattatgtattttgacgaccggtttggcccagtgggtagtgaccctgcctacgaagctgatggtcccaggttcaaatcctggtaagggcatttattcgtgtgatgagcatggatatttgttcctgagtcatgggtgttttctatgtatttaagtatttataaatatttatatattatatatatcgttgtctaagtaccctcaacacaagccttattgagcttactgtgggacttagtcaatttgtgtaataatgtcctataatatttatttatttatttatttatttattattatgtcccTATTGCACAAAATGCTATTTCATAAGTACTGCAAGATTTGTATAGACGATCAAATACGTCAGTTTGGGTCGGCGCGCCCTACTCGGCGCCGGCGCTGGTCTCACGATCATGATAATTTGATTTagctggacccgggtacgtccttaaactacgtccaaaaaagaggtatgggcattgtgaatgtcatctcgctttgtgtggtagggcacagcacagcggatgtcattccagatctagagcagggcccaactggggaagtaccttcaccttacagaaaaccgcagccataataacactagaccccactcatagtgttgtgttcctgccgatgagtaaggttgacAGAGCtaaacgagggggggaggggtttagggtcggcaacgcgcatgtaactctggagttgcaggcgtacataggctacagagactgcttaccatcaggcgggcagtatgcttgtttgccatcgacgtagtataaaaaaaagttgaagtGGCAAATGGCAATAGGCTCCATTGCACGAGACCTGGGTGGCTCAGGGTTTTGACGGTTTTACGGTAttgttgtttttagggtttcttACACAATGGGTAACAGGCGAAACCCTATTGCTAAACATGCGCTGACTGTCTTAGTTCACGTCCACGAATAACCTTATGAGTTCGCCCTAAAGAGAGTCCTCGcgacacatacatacatgcgGATTTGTCTACGAGACCCATATTTAACATTGTATTTATCAGAACTATTTTCTTGCCAAAGTtaatgaaaatttgaaaaaagaatTCTGTAGATATCATCTaacgtataatatatacatacaaacctAAATAATGTCCCGCTATTTAATCATAAGCCCTCTATGGtaaaaatggttttattattttttaaacctatCCAACGTAAATATCCAAAAATGTAGAACCGTTGCAACAATTTAACTGCCAAGTTCAAATCCAGTATTATCGAGTTGTATAACGGAAGCATCGATTCATTCAATAATCGTGGGAGCGTCTGAGACACACCACACCGGAACCGACATGTTAACACAATTTAGGAATTTGAGTAATTGagttttaaaaatgtaataaaactaCTAGCATCATTATGTATTGCGAAACGATAATTTACACACCAGTAGATCTACTTGACCAAGATTACAATTAGGTATACAATATCCACAAAAGCTAATCGAAAAGAAAAATTCATCGGCGTGTCAGATGCAACttaaagtcacgtgactatttaaatatattatttaactttCGATTGGAATTTTCTATCAATTGTTCAATTGTAATCTTGGCTAAGCCCCCAGCATTTTCAGACTTTTTATGCACTGTCAGGATTGTTTTGGAATCCATCGAATTACTCCAAGTGAGTATGCCGTACGACTTAGTAGAAATGTAAGTGAGCAAAGTACAAGAGCTTCTCTCGCTCTGCTAATGTTTTACGGACGTGGTGCCTGGAAGGAAGACCGGATTATTAGTACCGTATTCTTTTTTAAAGATCGATGCAAGGCCATTGCCATGGCCGGAATGTCGCTTTGCCAAGTTAACACCCAGTATTATCGACTTGGATGGCGTAAATGTCAATTCATTCAATAATCGAGAAGCATCCGAGGACTCGCCGCCGGAACCGTCATGTTAACACAATGCAGGAATTTTGGAGATTGAGTGTTCGAAATGAATAACGCTGACTTCACAACCCGTAGTATTTTGCGAACATGTGTCACATTAAACAtaccaaaaatcaaaataacagATATTTAGCGCCAAGATCTGTGTGTCACCATTACTTAATCCCCGGGTAAATAATACAAAGTACGGGTATTCATAAAAATCCTTCTCTACTGTCCCCGCTTCATGTATGGCGTCGCGTTCACGTGGGACTAGGACAAATGGGAATGCACCCCGTGTTTTAAAGAAAATCCCAACTTAATAGATTAagacaggggttcccaaagtgtgcgccgcggcgccctggtgcgccgtagaaagtaaagaggggcgccgtgagttctatcattatccgaaaccacaaatattcgcgggtacctatttgcgcgctcgcatcggtaaataatatagcgtcgtgtcactctttttcgaccgtgattttaaatttacaagggcgccgttgcaaaatactaaacttgtaactgcgccgcatgttgaaaaagattgggaacccctggatTAAGATATAAGGTGTCAAAAGTCAAATTACGTTATCCCCTCCGAACGGGTacggtttattataaaaaaaaatacttagtctTAAATAATTCTTCTTATTATTGACTAACTATTTCCAGGAGCACATCAGATTCAAATGGGGCGTGGGCCGAATGATAGCGGAGTGCGCGGAGGCGGGCCACGCGCCGCTCGTGTTGCCCATCTGGCACGAGGGCATGGACGGCGTGCTGCCCAACGCCGAGCCCTACCGGCTGCGCGCCGGCAACCGCGTGTGGCTGGCCGTCGGGCAGCCCGTGCCGCTCGCCAACCTGCTGGCCAGGTAAGGGCGTGGGATGTGTGATGGCGGGATGCTGTGACACTCGACAACTTATTTACCGAGTCAGTAGAGTGTAAGTGTGGCCTAATCCAATTCTGCAGCACCGCTACTCACAATTCTAAACTAAATCgcaaaacaaatacataaatccaagttaagaatattaaattaatatatacgaATGTAATGAAAACGTACGATCGTAATGAAGACCGTTTTATAAAGTTTCAAATACCGGCCGATTGAGACTGTTAAAATATTGCGAagcataattttaataattgatatactTTAAACGCGATGTTTTGATCTTTACTTAATTCAAGAACCCGAAAGAAGTGAAATCTTCTTTACACTTTAGGGCCGTTAATTCGCCTCATCTTCATCATCACTTTTTACTTACATTCCCATACCTTGGCcagtttttatttacttgacaaattaaaactttttacaGGTTAAAAGAATCAAACGCGAGCGAAGAAGAGACGCGGCGAGCGATCACAGAACGCGTCCAAAATGAGCTGATGCGACTGCGGATGAAAACGCATGAAGCACTCAAACGGGTGCTCGGCGTCGCACCTGCGTTACTGGCTGGCaggtttgtttattttacaataatatatatacttacttatgtcATTTTGCCTCACTCTACTGACATTGTCGGTCACTTAATATGAGAAAATTCGTAGGACCTAGGACACTCCCTTGCGGCACTCCAAAAGTCAAGGTTTGCTCATTAATTGTATAATCTCCCATCCTAACAGGCTGCGTCCTTCTGATGAGATAACTTTGTACTAAATAACTGTGTAGTTGGGTTCCTCTGATGCCCAAAAGCTACATTTTATTAAGAAGGCGGGCAATAAATACCATATCAAAGACCATTCATAGGTCTAAGAAAACTCCCAAAATTTTTATCACAATAAAATTGTGGGTGTAAATAGGAAAAAAGTTGTTTGTCCCACTGAGGATAAATAGGGCGAAATAATTCCCATTTGTTACCAAGGGTGTTCCCTGTTGATATCGTTAGGAATGAATAAATCCGTTCTTACAGTGGTCATAATTCCAATTAAAATTGTCGGGTAGGGTGACGGCACCAGTAATGGACACGGCACCAATTATGGACATTTTTTTCGTTGATCGAATTTATTAAGCAACTGTCCCGACATTTTTCAACTGGCAACACTAAAGCATAACCAATAGACGTTTGAGCTGTCATTTTGACACACGTCACCAAAATCGGCCATTTTGTTCTTAGATGGCTGCGAAGTCAAAATTCGTTACGCGCGGTGGTAATAAAAATccgtttttattattgaaatcgTTAAGGAGGTGAGTACATATTTTTGCATGGTGTTATCTTGTGTTGTGTTGTAATGAGAtttgatgttatttttactGAATAATACTATATAGCAAGTAATTTGAGCTAAATTGAATATGTCCAATCACAGCAATAACTTTTTTGTGGGGTTTGTTCATTACTGGATTCGATATTTTAGGAAATTCAGTAATGGACAAGTGTCCatgcttaagtttttttttacttttttagtttattgtattaaattatttaattcgtTGCACTAAACATTTGGGTTGAGTTGATTTTGTGACTGCTCTTTATTTTCCAATAATGGACGATGTCCATAACTGGGTATTTTTAGTTGTTCATAATTGGGTTCTTTGTTTCTTCTTAGATGGcaccgaagaaaaattatacCCCCGAACAAATGGGGAGAGCATTGGATGCTGTAAGGATGGGAGAAACTATAAGCACAGCTGCCCTCCGGTTTGGGGTTCCTCGAATAACCTTGCACAACAAAGTGACAGGCAAAAGTCCTGCAGTTTGTGCTATGGGGCCTCAAACTATCCTTACGGCAGAAGAAGAGGACATTCTGGTAAAATGGTTGGTCGCAATGAGTGAAAAGCACTTTCCCATAAATAGACAATTATTAACAGAGAGCGtgcaaaaaattatattagatcaAGGGAAGGCCAATCCTTTTACAAATAACAAACCTGGAAAAAAGTGGTTTTCCtcatttttaaaacgtcatCCAGATATAACAGAAAAAACAGCACAAAATCTTTCGAAGTCGAGGGATGACGTTACCGAAGAAGGCATACGCAAATGGTTTAATGAAATAACGACATACATAGAAGGTGTAGGTTTAAAAGATGTTTTAGATGACCCTAGCCGGATATTTAATACCGACGAAAGCGCATTTTTTTTGTCACCAAAAGCAGGCCGAGTTCTTTGTAAACAAGCAGAAAAACATCTGTACCAATTCTGCGGCGATGAAAAAGACAACCTAACTGTTTTACTCACTGCCAGTGCCACCGGTCAACTAGCACCACCAATGATAGTCTTCAAGTATGAAAGACTGCCAGCGCACGTAACAGCCACTGTTCCTGAACATTGGGGCATAGGAAAATCTGAATCAGGGTGGATGTGTGGGAGCACATTCTACGAGTATgtcacaaatattttcaatccATGGCTAGAAGAGCAAAAGATACCAAAACCGATCCTGTTTTTTTTAGATGGCCACAGATCACATTTAACATTACATCTATCAGAATTTTGCTCCGCACACGGCATAGAGCTCATTGCTCTGTACCCCAACTCAACCCATATCCTTCAACCAATGGATTTAGCAGTGTTTGTTACCAATTCTAAGCTGCAGCTGCTGGCAAAGAGGCAAAGCctcaataaatgtttaaaaattactGAAAACCAGATGGTTGATTGAAAGTCTGATAGTATAACTTGGAAATCTAAGACTGATCATGTTGAAAGTTCAAATAGCGTtacctaataataaaagttGATTTGTGACATCATTTGTTTCATTTATGTGTTCAATACAAAAGTGTCCAATAATGGATGTTCATAATTGGGTCCATGTCCATGACTGGGTGTCCATTACTGAATTTTTGATGTCCATCAATGGTGATTTCgtaaatttcaatttatatattttttattaattatatattaaacataCAGGATTTTCGGTTTTGTTTCAATATTCCTCATGTATTTGAGtgccgaaaaaaaaatcaccattTTTGTATCGTCAAAAAACATTCCATTTTTAAACGAAATTCTAATTTAGTGCGCTTAACATGTCCATGATTGGTGCCTTCACCCTAGTTAGACAATtttctgttttgacattttgctgtgACATCAGTTAGTAACTACCCTCATTTCTACAGGACAGACATCCTAACGCAGCCGACAGACACACACGGCGACGGCGATTACGCACACAACCACACCAACGGGAAAGAGAAGGAGCCAGAAAGAGAAAAAGACAAGGACATCTAGTTCCTTTACCTTAAGTGTACCGTGTATGGATTCTGTGGCTATCGGGTCCTGCGAGAAAGGTTGCATGCGAGTTTCTCCCCTTAGCCCTTTAAAGGCAGGTGTCAGGAATTATGCAAAATCGAAtcctatcactttgaaataaagttcataaTCAGGTGGGAAATACCCTTTACGCAGGTTTTAAACctggtatgtatgtaagtacattAGGTTCACCAAGGCCATTTACATGGTACGAGTATCTCGCCTCTGTCTTAACAGGGAACCTGAAGACCTGTGCACACCGGACGCGTGTGCGTAGACGCGCGTTGTATTTCACAGATCTTTATTggagacggcacaccgcttgcgtgacgtgtgcgtgcacgGTTTCAACATTCTAGTGCACGTCTACAGCTACAGCACATGCAGCTTTGGCCTTTATTGCAAAGCAATAAAGTCCATTGAGTGTCGCTGATTGAGTTTGTCAAACGATTTCGCCTCAAAGAAACTTGTATCAAGTAAATAAGTCTTTAAAGTGATAATGTTAAAGGAAAATCTCAACGGACTCGAAAATGCCTGTGGACATTTGTCGCTCGAAATGTTGAAAATGAAAAGATGATGGAGCATAATTAAATATGCAAAATATTTCTAACCAAAATATGTAATGGAGAAAGGGTATGGAAACTTTAAAGTTACCAGCCATAATATTTAGCTACGTAGAACCGGTCCACAATGCTACCTACTTATGTCTACTTTATTTAATCATCATTTCTCGGCTGGTCAATGAAATCGCTCAGAAAAATCTAAGTTTTATGGCTCTGGTTGTGGTCTGGTCTGGTCTATCTCGGCTATAGCAAACCATTGCATTTCCATCCGTTAAAATAAGAACCCTAAGCACgaataatttcgtacattggCACGCCATTTTCTATCCATCGCACgcaattatattgctgtctcgccGGTGATGCAgcggtcaatgccactgtgTGAACGTTACAGTAATATACGGCGTGTCAACGTACGAAACTCcttgtgcttagcgtccttactgtGACAAAAGTATGCAAATTTTTCTGACAAAACGAGCGACAAACGACCATAATAGCGCGATGCCTTCGATACCGACTTTGAcagtgtaattattattttgacagCAAGAAAAATGTGTCTCG is part of the Cydia pomonella isolate Wapato2018A chromosome 18, ilCydPomo1, whole genome shotgun sequence genome and harbors:
- the LOC133527735 gene encoding uncharacterized protein LOC133527735 produces the protein MAPKKNYTPEQMGRALDAVRMGETISTAALRFGVPRITLHNKVTGKSPAVCAMGPQTILTAEEEDILVKWLVAMSEKHFPINRQLLTESVQKIILDQGKANPFTNNKPGKKWFSSFLKRHPDITEKTAQNLSKSRDDVTEEGIRKWFNEITTYIEGVGLKDVLDDPSRIFNTDESAFFLSPKAGRVLCKQAEKHLYQFCGDEKDNLTVLLTASATGQLAPPMIVFKYERLPAHVTATVPEHWGIGKSESGWMCGSTFYEYVTNIFNPWLEEQKIPKPILFFLDGHRSHLTLHLSEFCSAHGIELIALYPNSTHILQPMDLAVFVTNSKLQLLAKRQSLNKCLKITENQMVD
- the LOC133527738 gene encoding uncharacterized protein LOC133527738; protein product: MDDQFQLLFDKMKVEMQKQTEELTNTITEKIDEKLKPILEENKNLQKKVENLEKKVEYLEREKKANNIIIHGLKEEETSTLELVKQVKECFSKDLNIKIEDWDINKIYRIGNNNKTGKPKPTLLSLVSKWKKSEIMKNKKKLKEIYVTDDYSKETLEKRKALQPKLTEEREKGNIAFIKYDQLIIKNTINTKDKRKREISTSPQNDSQPRKQQTLMNASNNYRINAFDIMRGRSLSLSSNSATNEQ